The Pyrus communis chromosome 5, drPyrComm1.1, whole genome shotgun sequence region TATTCCATACGTACTTTGCATATTACCAGAGGTATCAACGTCCAAAAATCCACTTGTTacaaacctttccaatttcaaacaaacacacacacacacatatacttctatatatatatatatatatatatatatcttgcaAATCCTTTCCAACACTTCTTTCCCAAGATATCTAATTCACCATTCTGCCATGCTCCGGACTCAGGTTGCTAGAAAACTCAAACCCGAATCCAGAACACaagctaaaaattaaataaataaaaataaactaaaacctAATGAAAATAAATTCCTTTTGGACAAAGAAACTCAAGAATTCTTTATAAGGCTatcaaaaataattaattaattaattaaacttctaGTGATCTCACGTCTAATTCAATCTTATTCCGCCTACTCTCTTGATTGTTTAGTTCGAAAACTTGCATAACAATAAAGGCGTGAACTTCAACAACTCACTACGGACATAACCTTAACACAATAAATTAACCAAACTAGATTATGTGTCATGGCATCATACACAATCAAGTATCAAATCATTATTGATAAcaatgcataaatgcaatgtaaAGCACTTTAACTATACTTGCTAATTCGTATAAGAAAACACACAAACCTCGTACGTCCCATTCTGTACTTATACCACTTGGTCTTGAGTGCTAAATTATACAAACTTTCTACCGACCCCGAGCCAAGGGTCGTGACGCCTAACCAAGTCAACCGACCCGGTGATCGTGCCTAATCAAAACCCGTGGAGCCAACAACACTTGCTGGTGTGAGACCCTCTGCAGCAACCCCAACAGAAGAGCCCAATGACTCTATATGATGTGGCTTAATAACAACTGTTGAATTTCAGAATGTCTGGTaatatggaccgttggatttccaacaattaaaaaaataaaaagattcttGCAGTCGGTCCATGTGGCGCATTCTAGTATGTTGGATTCAATACTAAAAACATCAATTTGTAAAGATTAATTTGAAAGCGACTTTTGGGACATGGTTAGGTCATGCGCAATCTCTACACATATCCTGCTCACAGTATGcacttgtcatgtcaaggaatcaaaaaaagaaataatagtCAGGGATGAGTGTGATAGGTTTGGTGGTTGGGTTGGTTTCTCTAAGGTTGTCTTATTTATGAGTTATGACGGTTGCATGCATGcttgagaatttttttaattaattggttTGGCTATTATGAATGAATGACTTTTTGCTTCCTTGAGAGGTGGTGTATTTATTCATGATTGTCCATGCATAAACCACCTCATCTAGTTCTACAACGATGAAGAAAggcactccccccccccccccttctctctTTCAAACAATCTCTACCATACGAGCTTCTTCTGGAAATACTCATGAAGGTTGCTTCCTGCTCTTTCAATGATCTGTATTCAGCAGAAATGGtgtgcaagaagttcaactaaCTCGTCGAACACGATCGCATCTTCGAACACATCAACATTCGGACATTGAAATGGTCAACTCGCTGACTTCATGGAGCAGAGATGAAGAAGTGTCCAAGTTCCTAGAACGGTGCAGGGAGTGCAACAATTTGAGGCCTTGTACAACCAAGGGATGCGATGTTACTTCGGATACAAGAATTTCTAACTCAGAATTGAGTCTTTGAATATTGTGATCTCCAAAGGTCATCAAGCATCAACGTACGTCTACGGTGTGATCTTGGTGTGCCACGGGGAGGGGGGATGAAAAAGATAAAGGCCTCAAGCTTCTGCATTACCAATTGTGTGTAGAGAAAGAGCTCGGCGatcttttttgtcaatttgggTGGACATGGAAGTTAAAGGTAGAATAATAAAACTCCACAATGACAATGCTGCCATGAAAGCATACAGCGACTGTAGAAGTGCACAAGGTCCTTTCACACTTCGATCCCATTGGGATTATTGGCGCCATGACAAATTCAATAGCTGCAATTCGTGCAGATAGTGCAGATGGCATCAGGAAGTGAACATTTTTTGTGATATGTTAAATGGTTCTAATAGGGactaaatttgtttgtttttctttatttttcttgaaatttAGTTGTCATGTACTTTTTATCACTTCATCAAGACACATTTTCCCAAACTAAAGAGGAAGCATTAATTAAAACATTCACACACACTGACGCACAATGCCATTGAAAGCTCCTGACACCTATAAGGTTAGCTACATGGTCGATTTTCTAATAGCTAACAGaaagaataattaaaattaagctAAAAATGCAAAAAATTCGTAGCAAAAACCCACCCTTTTCATATTGAGAGGCTCTAGAATCTCAAAAATTGAAACCCCAGAATCCAAAATAACAAAACtcataaacaaatataaaaaaacccaATTCGAAAAATCGAGAACACATTCCAAGCTGTCTCTCTTACCTATCCATCTTTTGTTTGACTTGCCCATCTCTACAAATCccaaaaacccaattcaaaaaacaagtaattacaagCAAAAATGGAGACGATGATCAaattagagaaagaaagagatgagagagagatgaacCGGAAAGAGCGATGCTTGGGTGATTTAGGGGTTCTCTTTGCCGTTCATCAAGCATAGGTTTTTggagaaggaaggaaaaaatgCTAACTGGGTCTTCGCAATAACTCATTTATATGTGAGGGcaatttggtcatttcaagTTTTAGAAAAATTCTATTTGTCATTTGTGTGTGTCATGTGCATATTCGAAAAATCCTATTTTGGACTCAAGATTAAAAAAAGGatcatttttttctattttccaaATTTCAAAGACTAATTCTAAAGttttctaaaataaataaatgtaggcTGAATGGTTCATTGCtattgagaaaagaaaacaccTTGACAAAGTGGAAGCAATCTTGTCGTGTGTTAAGCTTTTATGATTATTGGAAACCCATGATATACAATCATGAGCTCTATGTAATGAAACATTGGAATCGTCATGAGAAAAATTCAGTAACCAACTACATACATGACCACAAATTAAGCCTCGTCTTGCTTGCTAATTGTGGGGTTTTAAAGCTAGAGCTAGAAGTCCATTAATTATTGAAATACACCAGACTCCGCAATGATGCAAATTTCTATTGCATATCTGACCAAAACAACCTTCACACCGAATGTCCACTCAGAAGCCTACTTCCTACAACCAATTTAAAACACGCATAGAAATTTTGCATGCTTGACTTCTGAAAAACAATTTGAATCTAAGCTAATAGAACTTTGGAAATGCTTGACAAAGGAATACGTATTGGGTGgactaatatatataatatatatgtgtgtgtttcCATAAATTCCTTACCACATCAACCTTGACCCATTCGAAtctataaatttgaatttgtttaaattccCAGGGCTACACTGAGTTCTTTATAAACACTTATCAGCTGCTAATAATTAAACTGACCAACTATGATTAGTGTGATGAGCTAAAGGATACAAAATATTGTTATATAATTATGTTTGTTTAGTAAAATTATAACACAGCTAATGTTTCTCTCGCCTCCCTTTTCTCACTATAGTAAGTCGACTAAATGATTTAAGCAGTTAGTGAAAGAACATACGTAGattgtaatttgattaattgcCCCATGTTCGGAGAAATTTCACAGGCCTTTCTAAGATTGCACTTTGACAAAGAGAGCTCCAATAACCTTCTAAAACATTTAAGCAAAGCACATATCACAAAACATGAACGTGAATGGGGAAGATCATCATAAGCTAACATGGACCACGTTAAAAGAGATAAATAGGATTTAAGGATGTGTGAATGGATACCAAGCAACTAAAAAGCTTCTAATGAGTCTTTTGCTTCAAATAATGATTGAtacaaaacaaacattcttcATGAGGAAGCAGGTAATGTATCCTGCATATGCAGCGGGCTGTTAAGCATATCAAAATTTGCATAAGAAGAACCAACAAACAGAGAGACAAAACACCTAAATTTACAGCAactggttttatggtggaactccaactttctttatggtatcagagcaggttgtaccatgtgtgaagccaaacggccacacgcgcttCACGTCACcccgttgtgttgtccacatgttagGCTTAAAAATTACCACACGTGAGGAggtgtgttgagaatgagtttCACGTTGATGCGAGAAGGgatcttgcatgggcttataagagattggctacttctcatattgccaattggttttaggATGgaacttcaaattttttttcaagatgaaagcttaacaaaaaaaaaaaaaaaaattggataaaaaacACCTAAATTTACGGAGataatttaaaacatataaataagaaattgaaaagaaatctGCAATTTGGTTTCTTCAGAAGCACTGAGAAAAAAACGGAAGAATGAGACCAACACAGAGAAAACATCCTTTTTACCCCTAAGTTGTGCGCGACGTCCTACTTCCTTTCTTCCCTTCTTCGTTTTGGCAGCCTTCCCcttcattccttttattcttcGTATTTTCTCCCCCGTGCTGTCTCACTATCAGAGTCTGTAAGACTCACTCGCGGTTTGGGATGGgtcaaaaatttataaatacaaaaCAGGGGTCCTTGTAAATAACTGGGTGGGCCGGGTCTAAAAATTGGAGAAAATGGGCCCCTGGCCGGACCGTTCATTGCATACCTAAATGAATAACCCTCTATCTCTCTACCCATACTCACCTGTCAACTCTCCCCTCACCCTCGATCTCTCCGACACCACTCTGAGTCTCCTCCCTCAATCTCCCTCAATCTCAAGCCCACGCTCTTATCTCCGTACACGGTACGTCGACTCTCTACACTTTCTCGTTCTTTCTCCCACCCGTAGTGACTGAGTCGACCTCGACTGTGTCGACATCACAGCAGccagccaccatcaccatcgTCCTCGTTGTCGAGAACACCACCATCATCCAGCAAATCCCTAGGTAAtttatgaattagggtttctgatttaggaatttagggtttttgcatAAGCTTTTCGATTGATTTAGGAATTATGTGGGTTTCTGAAGCACGAATTGCAGACTCAACGACATCTCTGGTTCGATCCGTGAGGAAGACGACGAGTTTGGTtcgatttggttttaaattgcAAGTAGCTCCGTGATTCTTCTGCTGACAAATAGTCAAAGCCTCTGCAGTTCAAAGATAAACATTGCTGTCCTTTCTCAAGAGGTAAGAAAAGAggcaattaattcttgaatgcCCATCAATTCTCATGCCTTGAACCATTTGCTAGTATTCTCCTCTCAGTATTTATTTCTGGACTAGGACATTGGATGCATTCAGACTTTGTGACATTTCTTGGAATCTTTTCAAgaaagatgaaattttttaaagtcAGTGTGGAGCAGCACAGAACAAATTGATCAGATTGACATGCTTATGGTGGCTTTCAGTCTCCTGCTTCAATCCCATTATgccgacaaaaaaaaaaaagaaaaaaagaaaagtaattgGACCCGTGGACCTGTCCCAAACCGGCCCGTTTCAAACGGGCCGGGTTAGTTCCAGTTCCCAAACTCAAAATCCTTCCACCTGGTCTGGCCCGGCCCGTGCCAAGCCCTAGTTTTGAATACTCCATTTTCTTGTACCGATTGGCTACGAAGGAAGTTAGGAGTTTTGCCCAACCATGAGATAATGGAAACTCACTTGGAAACACTTCCAGCTTTTGTTAAACATTACTTATTTCATAAATAACTATAAAACACTAATGTAGAAGAATTTATAGATGGTAAAGATCAATCATCATGACAGAACCTTGCAAAATAGATTCAACCACAACCATGTGCAGACTTCTCTTACAACGGAGAACGTGTTGCAATCCTAAAAAATTGTACGTTAGTTAACCAAAGTCTTAAGCACATTCATCACTCGTTCAACTCGAACTAATAGCTAGGGCATTCATTTGGGCTTTTTTCATGTGTTGTGAACAGGGACCGGGACCTTACTCTTGTATTTATATTAGGGGTGAAGAAACCGGTATATTACGAATCAAAAGCTCGCCTGGGACCAGAGACAAGGTACTAGAAGATGGAACAAAAACCAGTTCCCTTGTAGTCAATGATTCTCATTCATTCGCTCTGATGATTGGAACAAAATGTTGTACAAATTTCGTGGCTCTGGTTTTAGAATTTTAGACAACTCTTGCCATCCACATTACTCTTAAATATACAACTGTTGTGCAAGTATTCTTAGTTACTAAGGCATAGGAAagttttgatttcattttattgAAATCAGTGTCTCCAATTAATCGAATAAGCAAACATAGCTGCTTCATTCTAATTTCAGAAAATCCAAATCCATGAAAACATGCAACACTCTACTATCTTTATTGACATTACTttcatctccattttttttttaggttaaagGTTACAAACAAACGTTGACATAACTTAAAACAGTACGATATATAAGGCAGAGTCTTTGAATGTGAACAACACAATCAACTAAAAGCTAAAAAGCACAAAtacattctttctttctttttaaagaAACCTCGACGGTACGAGGGAAAAttttattgaataaaaaaaaacatgttacaCCTAGTCTGGAGGGAGGGGGGGagggggacataaaccttacctctcaaaataaagagaaaatgaagaaaagaaagcgAAAATACAAGAAAGTAGGGGACATACACTTACATAACGGATAGGAAGAGAAGCAAGAAAACCACAACAGAGAAATTAAACGACAACAACAAATGCATAACAATGTAACAAACTCAATTTCTAGGCACcccacaccaccaccaccccctcCCAGCGCGCCCGCCCCACCCGCGCCCCCCCCCACCACACACACCACTACTCTAAAATTTCCTTATCATTTGTCTGATCGTTCCAACAATCTTAAGAAACAAGTCGGGCCTCCTTGTGATCACAACATCTGCAAGAACTACTCCCACTACCAACCCGCTTCCACATCCGGCCGAAACAATTTTCCAATCAagccccaccccaccccaccccaccccccccccccccacaccaCACACACCACAACTCTAAAATTTCCTTATCATTTGTCTGATCGTTCCAACAATCTTAAGAAACAAGTCGGGCCTCCTTGTGATCACAACATCTGCAAGAACTACTCCCACTACCAACCCGCTTCCACATCCGGCCGAAACAATTTTCCAATCAAATTCAAATATTCCTGCTGAGCTAGAATCACCTTCGTCTACGGTTGAAGGTGGAAGTTGAGGGGCCTTAGGATTTCCACATTTCTTTGGCAATGGATCTCCACACAACCCTGGGTTTCCCTCGTATGAAGTAATATTCAATGAAGTAAGCTGGGTTCCTTCTGGTATAGGACCTGTGAGATTGTTGTGCGAGACATTGAAACTACCAAGAAAAGTAAGTTGACTCAGTTGTTGGGGGATCTGTCCAGAGAGCTTGTTTTGTGAAAGGTCCAACGATTCAAGCTTAGTCAAGTTTCCAAAGGATGATGGAATAGAGCCAGTGAGAATGTTGTGGGATAGATTCAGCGAACGAAGCTCCTTAAGATTCCCCATGAATTCTGGAATTTTCCCTTCAAATTTGTTGCTTGAGATATCAAAGGATGCAAATTCTTCTCGGATCTTTGAGTAGTTTTGCTTCAAACCTTTTGTTGCTATTGTGAGTTGGTAATCAACACTGCTAAAAACCGGGAATCCATTGACATCATAACCTACATATGTGCTCATATATGTTGACTTGTTTATAATAATATTTGGAAATATGGATGGAACCGCACCAGTAAAATCATTGTAAGACAAATCAAGAATGCGTAACTTGGGGAAATCGACATTCTTTCTAGACTTTCCAATCACACCGTAAAATCCATTATGGCGCATTGCCAAAAGTTTTAGCTCTAGCAGAGTCCCCAACCAAATGGGAAAAACATCATTGAAACGATTGTTCGACAAAACAAGATACTCAAGCATCACACAATTGGCCAATGACCTCGGCAACTGCCCCTGCAGCTTGTTATGACTCACGTCAATCATTCTCAAAATGCTTCCTTTGTTGTATGTCTGAGGAATAATTCCGTGAAAAGAGTTGTTTCCAAGAAGTAGAAGAATCAGATGATCACTAAAGTTTCCGAGACACTGAGGAAGCATGCCACTCAATTTATTATTCGACAAGTCAAGGTATTGAAGATTTTTCATATTGCAAAGCAACGGTGAGATTTCTCCAGTAAAGTTGTTGTCTGCAGCTGCATATTCTTGCATGGTTGGTGGAGGTATCGGTAGTGATCCATGAAACATGTTGTACGAAAACCTTATACATAAAAGTTTCACCCAAGGAAGGACAAGTGGAGGTTGGTCTGAAATGAAGTTATTAGAAATGTCTAACAATAGCAAAGTTTCTAAGCTTGTATTCCACATCCATTTTGGTACTTGGCCTCGGATTTTGTTTCCAGCAATTTGCAAACGCATCAACCCCTTCTGATATTGTAAGAAGGATGGAAACTCTCCTATGCTGCAATTACTCAATCCAAGAACGGTGAACTGTTTAACtgttgaattcaaaattttggatTCAGTGACAAATTCTAAACTGTTCCAGCTTAATTCGAGTTGGGAAAGAGATTGTAGATTTTGAAACATTTGAAACTCAACTACACCACTCAGAGTATTCGAATGTAGATACAAGATCTGAAGGTTTGTGAGATTTGAAAAAGACACAGGAACTAAACCATTTAAactattaaaagaaaaatctaGGTACTCTAGTTTGCTAAGGTTGCCTAGCCAAGATGGGATTGGACCAGTTAATCGACTCGAACAAATATTAAGTACGGTTAGCTGGGTAAGATTGGACAAGCAATCAGGAATTGGACCTCCAAATTGATTGGTTGAAATGTCTAGATAAGTGAGCTGCCTAAGATTTCCAAGTGAAGATGGGACCAACGCTTTCGAAAAATTGCATTGACACAAATCCAATTTTTCCAGTGAATGAAGGTTTTGAATTGAAGAGGGTATGGTTCCAAAAAAGCCAGTATATGCGACTTTCAGCAAGATGAGAGGACTGCTTTGATTAAATTCAGGAAAATATCCAGTCAATTCTTGGTTGTATCTCACATCAAGAAATTCTAGGTTTGGTAGTTGGAAAATTCTCACTGGAAATTCACCAAACAGGTGACAGTCCCTGAGTTTGAGGGTTGTCAAACATGATAAATTAGCCATGGAATGAGGAATTGCCGAAGATACATTTACTAAACTGAGAGAAAGTACTTCGAGACTAGTTAAGTTTTGAACTAGGCTTCCAAGATCTGATTCTTCAAGTTTCAACAAGGGACGAAACTCATCTTCTTGTAATCTATCAACATCGATATCGACATTGAAAGCTAGATTAAGGTATGTCAACTTGGATAACAGTGAAAGTTCAGAAGGGACTTGACCAGAAAAGACAGAGTAGGAGAGGTCAAGATGAGTAAGGCTTGGAAAATTCCTAATGCTAGTAGGAATTTGAGAGTAATTGAAGTTATTGTCAGAGAGGTTTAACCTCTGAAGATGAACAAGGCGGAAGAGGCTGCTATTGCTGTTGATAGAGCCGTGGAGGCAGCTGCTACCAAGATCTAGGCCAATCACATGACCCGTCTTCTCATCACACTCGACACCTTTCCATGAGCAGCACGTGCTGTTTTCTCCTTCTGCTAGTTTCCATGATGAAACCATTGGATAACCGTCGTTGCTAGAAGCAGATTTGTCAATGATAAAGCCGTCTTTGAATTGCAGCAGGGCGGACTTCTCCTCATCAGGGCAAGATGGATACTGCTTCTGCGAAGAGTAGGAAGAGTTAGCAATAACCACATGATGAAGCAGCAACAAAACTAGTACTAGTTTTGAAACCATGCGAATGGTGGAGATATCAAGTAACCCCATAACAACAatcttttgaattatttttgcaCTCTTAGCTGTGTATGACAGAAGTGCAGAGTGATATACAACAATTTATAGACTGGCATCGATCAATACAAAATTCTTCCGCAATATAATTTCTGAAACGTGATAGAGACGGGTGTAGTGGGGGACAAGTTGATATGATGCCTTGACTAATGGAtgagaaaatcaaaagttaGAAAATCAGCAGCACCATACAAGAAACAAGTCTTGACTTGATgagaaaaagaaatacaaaccAATCACAAACTTTGCCAAGATGGCTGCGTATGGCAAAAGAGTACATCGTACCAAACTTAACTCCAGCCTAGTTACATGGTGTATTTATAAAGATACAATTCTTAACAAACATGAAAGCAATCGCGAACGATCCTGAATGATAGGGAACTAATCTTAAGATCATGTGAAACAGAAGGATTTACAAGAATAATATATGCGCCACCACATAGTTttacggtctaatggtattcttcttcacttgtaagtgagatgtcttaggttcgattctcaccaaaggtgaatttgaaccaaattattggtAGCCCATTATGAGACTTAGTCCACcccaccccttagtgtagataataatgtttgttcatatatatatatatatgtatgtatgtatgtatgtatgtatgtatgtatgtatgtatatatgcagAATGACGGGTGTAGATAATAATgtttgttaatatatatatatatatatatatatatgtatgtatgtatgtatgtatgcagaATGGCTGAGtagggaaagagatcctctttggatctATTCCACCAAAGCCCACGGATCAATTGATTcggacttttgaaatttaatcaaactgttaaaattattataacttttaaaagtgGCTTCTGTGTTtagttgttggatcaaatttcaagagtctGGATCATTTAATCCGTGGactttggtggaagagatccagagaggatctctttTTCCACTAAGTAGTACTCAAAAGACAGCACTCGTCATTTCCTTAAACCCACTCACAATTTATTGTTGTAAAATGTTGTTTCTTAAATTTAttcttcctttctcttttttcgAATAACATTTAATTACCGTCGATACTGCTATAGAATGGCATGCGAATGATGGAGATATCATGTAACCCCATAACAAGAATCTtttgaaatattattttttttgttttgttttgttttgcactcTTAGCTATGTATGGAGTGCAAAGTGACACAACTATTTATAGACTGGCATCGGTATAAAATTCTTCCGCAAATTAATTTCTAAAAAGTGATAGAGACGGGTGTAACGGGACAAGTGCATCGCATTTCTTCTACATGAGTTCTTGACTAATTGATTCATGAGTTAATTGTTGAAGTCAAGTCTTCAGCTTTTGAGATGGGGTGGAATTAGAAGTTAGACAAATGAGCAGCACCATAAaagaattatgttttttttttttttttttttgcatacaCACGTATAGTTTATCTCATGAGTTCCTTCTGTAAGGGTTCATGATATTTGTATTGACACTCCTGTAAGGTTTTATCATATTTGTATGCCTAATTGCAAGACTTATCAACTTTGTATTTGGGTACTGCTAAATGTGTTGGACCTTCGTGCTTGAAATCTTGATTAAATATGGCGACTCCTCATTAATGAAAAGGTTACGTGCTTACAAGAGAAATGACAATTGATGGAAATCAACCTACTCTTagcccaaaagcactttctaatGGCAGAACATGTAAAAAAGATGATGACTCACTAAAGTGCTTTCGGGCAAAGCTTACAACAGTCAAGATAAAATGTCTATAAAAGGAAGGAGAGGccccagagacaaggacactcaaccaatcaaacaaacaaatatacaaactctgctctcaagccagatttgcatctaaAAGCTGTAATCAGCCCAGATCTCAATCATTTCCAGGATCATTCCCTACGaagccatcttttgtctagtttaaagcTCTGCTATCACCCTTAGTGGCATAGTATCGATTCTCTCATgcaaacttgtttaccatccgtCTCTTTTAAACATAAACCTctgtaatcacaaagagaagAGACTGCAAGACGTTCgaccttgcccgacaaggtgaaatcttacCCGACTCTCTTTGTTTCGTCTTTCAATTAGTAGATTTGGCATTATGATGTACTACCCAGTatatattcaagttatttccaatCATTTGGTAATTAAAAGTTCCATTGATACTCAGATCTTGTTTACTTAGTAGTTTTACTACCATAAAAGCCAAAATGGGGATAAAACTAATGACTTAGTTAGATCTAGATTTCCGCCCTTTAAAGCATACAAGataatgaactaaaagtccttgatctcaaggcacagaaaagaacttaatgtagacttaacccatctacGACAATCTTTTGATAACAATAAGTCAGAATAACTTGAGGCGCAAGTAATTGACTTAAACACACTTGTTTTACATCTACCATATTGAGATGGTAGTGGCACGCCTaagcacttagttagttttgattgcaagcctcaaggcctacacttAAGGCCCCACAAAAACACCTTTCAGAAATAACTCTGTCCTCAGCCTCTCAACATGCAGGAGCCCAACAATCAACCAAAGTGCCAACTCCTCGGGAAGCTGTGTGCTCGAGCCAAGGATCCTCCCCAGCGGAATTCCTGCCCGAATAGGAAGTAGTTCCCCTGGGAATTGACAATGTCTCCcgaatttcaaaaattattgAAGTAAGGAAAAGCTTAAATGTTATGGAGGATATAATAAAAGACCCAGTAGTAGATTTTAATAAAAGATACAGTAGTTGCTTTAAAAACAAATGTGCCAGTTTATACTTCTTCTAACGAAAATATGTTGCTGCCTCCCTTTATTCATCTTATCATTGAACAAGTACAAGAAAGTATCTTCTTTGACATCTCCAAAGCAACagtaagaaacaaaaactgGTGATGAAGTGATGACTCTGCAGCAGAGCTTGACAGAAGTATACATGGGTCAGTTATATCCTGAAGCGACATTAATATGACAAAAGCACCAACTGCATTGGCACCCAAAACCCTGCCACATGTTCTTGAGAATGAGGCTGCGCACAATGTTTCATACAATGAGCCAACAGACGTTCCAATGGTGGctcaaattttgggtttttcgccttttgagttttgtttccaTGTTGCACAGGGTTCGAGTGATGAGGCTTGCTTCACGTAGTGATCAATGACCTCCTCTTGCTTTTGCTCAATCTCCTTCTCAAAAAACAACAGAAATTACTAATTGCAACGACGGAAAAATCGAGACGAGACGGTGAAAAGTTCAGCAGTGGAAAGCTAGGGATTTGGTGCGTTTGAATTTCGGGGCAGAGATTGAGGAGAAAATAGGGGCTTCGGAGAAAGGATCTTAAGGGTAGAATGATGCATTTTCAGATTCTATTGTGGGCACCTGGCATTCGCATCGAGACATCTCCATAGCTTAACCGTCATGCCgtataatatttattaaaataaatgaataatataaTCTGACCGAATTTGGTCCGGTAATATTAACACGTAATATGATGTTACATgtcatattaaaaaataaggttaaattaataaaaaaattcaaatgaaaaacgTAAATGAGATCAAAGAATCCAATAATAAAGATTATgattctaaaagacgttaggtgTCAGTCGGACGGCTGGTTAGGGCTTCGGCAGGAGTCCAGGCGAATTAAacggatttaaataaatttgttacatatcatataaataaatgtctatttaCATTAAAACTTGCATTTTCCTTAATTCTTTTATTGATAAAGATTTGTTCCGTTAATAAACAGTATAAAAAATTCATTAAGTGACAACTTTTATTTATAGATATTTTTTGGGTTCA contains the following coding sequences:
- the LOC137734234 gene encoding receptor-like protein 6, with product MVSKLVLVLLLLHHVVIANSSYSSQKQYPSCPDEEKSALLQFKDGFIIDKSASSNDGYPMVSSWKLAEGENSTCCSWKGVECDEKTGHVIGLDLGSSCLHGSINSNSSLFRLVHLQRLNLSDNNFNYSQIPTSIRNFPSLTHLDLSYSVFSGQVPSELSLLSKLTYLNLAFNHLFGEFPVRIFQLPNLEFLDVRYNQELTGYFPEFNQSSPLILLKVAYTGFFGTIPSSIQNLHSLEKLDLCQCNFSKALVPSSLGNLRQLTYLDISTNQFGGPIPDCLSNLTQLTVLNICSSRLTGPIPSWLGNLSKLEYLDFSFNSLNGLVPVSFSNLTNLQILYLHSNTLSGVVEFQMFQNLQSLSQLELSWNSLEFVTESKILNSTVKQFTVLGLSNCSIGEFPSFLQYQKGLMRLQIAGNKIRGQVPKWMWNTSLETLLLLDISNNFISDQPPLVLPWVKLLCIRFSYNMFHGSLPIPPPTMQEYAAADNNFTGEISPLLCNMKNLQYLDLSNNKLSGMLPQCLGNFSDHLILLLLGNNSFHGIIPQTYNKGSILRMIDVSHNKLQGQLPRSLANCVMLEYLVLSNNRFNDVFPIWLGTLLELKLLAMRHNGFYGVIGKSRKNVDFPKLRILDLSYNDFTGAVPSIFPNIIINKSTYMSTYVGYDVNGFPVFSSVDYQLTIATKGLKQNYSKIREEFASFDISSNKFEGKIPEFMGNLKELRSLNLSHNILTGSIPSSFGNLTKLESLDLSQNKLSGQIPQQLSQLTFLGSFNVSHNNLTGPIPEGTQLTSLNITSYEGNPGLCGDPLPKKCGNPKAPQLPPSTVDEGDSSSAGIFEFDWKIVSAGCGSGLVVGVVLADVVITRRPDLFLKIVGTIRQMIRKF